The Methanothermobacter sp. genomic sequence AAGGTTGTGATGTTCAAGATCAGGGGTGAGCTCAGCTCAGGGAGAACCTCGGACATAGATTCAGCATGGATAAGGAGGGAACTTGAATCCAGGGGGGCCCGTGTTGTCCAGATCAACAGGCACGGCCTCAGCACCCGTGAGATACAGAAGGTGAGGGTCGCTGAGAGCGAGATCCCTGCACTTGAGAGGAGGATCTTCAGGGAGAAACTCGCCGGAGTTGACATCAGAAACAAAAGTCTCATGAAGAGGGGCGACTCACTGGCGGTTGAACTCCTCAGGAAACTTGAAAATGAGATTGCCCCCGGTGAGAAGAAGGAAGAATATGAGAGGAGGGTCATTGAGGAAGCAGAGGCCGTCATGGGGGTGAATCTGGATGATGATAACCGATAACCCCCGGAGAGATGATGGTGTTGACCTGCTCGGGTGAATCCAGATAACTGATAGCAGGTGGTGATATTCTTTGATTATCAATTCACTTGAACTCAGGAACATAAGGAGCTATGAATCAGGAACTGTTGAGTTTGATGATGGGGTGACCCTCTTTGAGGGGGATATAGGTTCAGGTAAGACGACGCTTCTACTTGCAATAGAATTCGCGCTCTTCGGGCTGGGTGACCAGAGGGGTGACAGCCTTCTGAGGGCCACAGCAAATTCAGGTTCAGTCAAACTCACCTTCACTGTTGACGGTACAGAGTACACCATCTACCGGGAACTTAAAAGGGCCGCCTCAGGGGTGCAGCAGGGGGAACTCTACATCAGAACACCCACAGGGAGAAGGAAACTCTCTGCAAAGGAACTGAAGGCCGAGGTACTTAACATCCTGGGTTACAGGGAACCCCTGAATCCAAGGGCCAGGAGCAGAATATACCGTTACGCGGTCTTCACCCCACAGGAGCAGATGAAGAACATAATAGAGACCGGAAAAACTGACCGGCTTGAAAGGCTCAGAAAGGCCTTCGACCTTGAGAAGTACAGCAGAGCAGCTGATAATGCCAAACTGCTTTCAAAGAAAATAAAGAGATACGCAGAAAGCCTTGAGGATAGATCCTACGACCTTGAAGATAAGAAAAAGGAGCTCCAGAATATTATCACTGAGAAGGGGGAACTGAAATCTGAGAGGAAGCAGCTTGAAGATGAACTCAGAGAAATCGAGGCTGAGATCAGCAAACTCAAACTGAAACTTGAAGAACTCGAAAAGGAGGAAAAAAGGATTCAGAATGCGGATGAGAAGATAAAATCCCTTCAGAATGAAATTAAAAACCTGAGTTCATTCTCAGATAGTCTCAAGAGGAAAAACAGGGACATAGAGGAAGAATATAAGAAATCCATGGATGAACTTCAGAAATGCCAGGATGTGAAAGATAAGCTTCAGAAGAAACTTGATTCACTCAGAAACGATATTGAAAAGATGAAGGATCAGAAAAAATCCATCAAAGAGGACTATGAAAAGTTCAAAGATGCTTCTAGTAAGCTTGAAGGCCTTATGAATCAATTTAAGACCCTTTCAGGTGTCAGGGACAATCTGGAACTTGAAATCACCGCAATTAAGGGTGAGATTGACGACCTCAAATCAGAGATAAGAAAACTGGAGTCCCTTGAGGATCCAGGGTACACTGAGGATGAATTGAAAACTGAGATAGATAAACTTGAGGGCGAGGTATCGAATCTCCAGCATAAGATGGGCGCCATTTCCGGAAAGATAGAGGACTACATGTCCATAAAAGATGTTAGTGTCTGTCCCACATGTGACCAGGATGTGGACCCTGCGTACATAGACGATAAACTCAGAGATGCCCGAAAGAGGGAAAGGTCATTTAAATCCAGGATAAATGAGCTTAAAGTGAACATTAAAAATAAAAAAGAACTCCTGAAACGTGTAATAGAATACATGAGGTCCAGGGAAGAACTCAGTAGACTCCGGAAGGACCTTAAGAAGAAAACAGCCGAATATGAGAAAAAGCAGAAGGACTTTGAGAATAAGAAGGAAGAAATCAGGGGCATTGAATCAGATATAAACAAAAATGAAGAGATAATCAGTGAACTGAAGGATGCGGAATCCCGTTTTAGAGAAATTGAGGAGGAGCTGGAAACCCTCCGTGAAAGGGAGAAGAACTGTTCAAGCAGACTCTCAGCATCAGATTCGAAGATAGATGACCTTGAAAAAAGAATTCATGAACTCAACCCTGAAACCAGCAGGGAATACAGAGAGAACCTCCAGAAGATTAATGAAAATGCTACGATCATCGCTGAAAAGAAAGAGGAAATAAAGAAAAACCAGGAGGCACTTAAAAACAGGGATAAGGTGGAGGCCAGTATACAGGATGTAAGTAGAAAACTCCATGAACTTGAAACCTCTGAGAATGAGAAAA encodes the following:
- a CDS encoding SMC family ATPase, with the translated sequence MIINSLELRNIRSYESGTVEFDDGVTLFEGDIGSGKTTLLLAIEFALFGLGDQRGDSLLRATANSGSVKLTFTVDGTEYTIYRELKRAASGVQQGELYIRTPTGRRKLSAKELKAEVLNILGYREPLNPRARSRIYRYAVFTPQEQMKNIIETGKTDRLERLRKAFDLEKYSRAADNAKLLSKKIKRYAESLEDRSYDLEDKKKELQNIITEKGELKSERKQLEDELREIEAEISKLKLKLEELEKEEKRIQNADEKIKSLQNEIKNLSSFSDSLKRKNRDIEEEYKKSMDELQKCQDVKDKLQKKLDSLRNDIEKMKDQKKSIKEDYEKFKDASSKLEGLMNQFKTLSGVRDNLELEITAIKGEIDDLKSEIRKLESLEDPGYTEDELKTEIDKLEGEVSNLQHKMGAISGKIEDYMSIKDVSVCPTCDQDVDPAYIDDKLRDARKRERSFKSRINELKVNIKNKKELLKRVIEYMRSREELSRLRKDLKKKTAEYEKKQKDFENKKEEIRGIESDINKNEEIISELKDAESRFREIEEELETLREREKNCSSRLSASDSKIDDLEKRIHELNPETSREYRENLQKINENATIIAEKKEEIKKNQEALKNRDKVEASIQDVSRKLHELETSENEKRKILGSVGGKIEEKERQIRKLEDEIDEKKRLRKRASELKDHVTWLESYFIPALADIETHVMAQINHEFNERFQKWFRVLVDDPDKSVRIDEDFTPIVEQDGYEQNLEYLSGGERTSIALAYRLALNMVVQSLSDVRSDILILDEPTDGFSKEQLYKLRDIFDELEARQIILVSHEEELENLADHIYRVEKFDGVSTIRKAG